AATATTCTAGAGAGACAGTGCATTGACAGTTTCATCGAGTGTTGAAAGCTGTCCACAAACTTGGAAATGATATCATCAGACCAGTAGACAGGAATTTCAGAGATGTGGAGGAGCACATCCGGGGTGATGATCGATATTGGCCTTACTTCAAAGATTGCATTGGAGCAATAGATGGAATACATGTGGCAATTCATGTCCCCGCTGACAAACAAATCCCGTTCATGAATAGAAAAGGGTATACATCAACCAATATTTTAGCTGCATGTGACTTCAATATGTGTTTCACATATGCACTTATTGGTTGGGAGGATCGGCTCACGACACACGTATTCTTTTTGATGTTTTACGAAATCCATCTATGAAGTTTCCTCAACCACCAGAAGGTTCGTAATTgcctaaattaaattttaatttgtacttctactttcttattttgtaattatatattttgtaggAAAATATTACCTTGTGGATTCCGGGTATCCTACCATGAAAGGGTTTCTAGGGCCATATAAGAGTGCAAGGTATCACATTCCACAATTTAAGATGTCTCGTGCTTTTAGGTCTCCTAATGAAGTATTCAATTATCATCACTCTAGTCTGCAGAGTgttattgaaagaaaatttgGGGTTTGTAAGGTAAGATGGCGGATCCTACAAAATATGACCACTTACACAACGAAGGtacaatttcaaattattataaacTTTTGCTACACTTCATTCAAGCAAGGCCTTATAGGAAGCATGGAGAatgtctaaaataataataaagagcaAAGGTTAAAGCATAGACGCGGAGGATGCAAGACAATATAATTTCCCGCCCAAATCCtctaattcaaaatcaaaacatttctGTTTTCCTCATTCCCAAAATACCCCCTACGTTTCCTCTCCTCCTTCCACAGAAAAAATGGCCCCTTCCTTCACCTTCCCCTCCGATCTCCACTCCTCCGACGACTCCGACTCCGGCGACCACCTCCTCTCCCTCTCCTCCCCCGTCGAACTCTCCTCCCTCCGCCCTTTCGACCTCGAAGAGCTCGTCAaaggttctctctctctctctctctccatgtCCCTCCCTCTGTCTCTCCCTCTCTTGTTTTCCCCCTTTCTCTCCTTCCTGATCGATTTCTGTTTGgagttttccctttttttcttaaaaggaGTGGCTTTTGACCTATCGGAGAAGGAGATCTTCTGCGTGGAAGAGCAGCAAGTGTTTGATCGCGTTTACTCGCTTGTCAAGGGTTTCTCTCACCTCAATTCTTCGTGCAAGTTCAATCTCGCCGAGACTCTCCGGTCCAATCTCAGTGTTCTTCTCCCTAACCTCGATTCGCTCTCCCGGGCGGCCCCTTCGTCCCCATCTGGTTGTTCTGGTGTCGCGGCTCGTGTCTTGTCTCATCGCAATGCGCTCAAGATCTACACCTTCTTTCTTTTATCCATTGCGCTTGGTGAGCAGTCCAGGCATGAACATCCAGTTGGAGGCTCCAAGGTtgggtttgtttttgtttagagtttttgatttttttgaaagaCGAAgagttgtaatttttttgtgtgaGCTCAGGCTGCagtacaatcaaagaagaagaattacTTGAATTCGTGGAATTGGGAATCATACCGAGGCCGCATTATCAATCTCATTGCAAATTCTCTGGAGATCAACCTTTCGCTGCTCTTTGGTTCCAGTGAAATTGATGAGAACTATCTGTCTTTTGTTTCAAGGCAAGTtccttttttctctttattgtgCTTATTTGTTTTCTATGGTTGAAACattctttggtttttgttggttgAATTCAGGTGTGTTTTCACTTTATATGAGAACCAGACACTTTTGAAGGATTCGGATAGTAGAGAGAGTCTTGGACGTATCATTGGAGCAATTGCCACCAAGTACCATCAGACTACACAAGCATGTGCGTCAATCCTGCATTTGCTTCACAAGTTTGACTTTGCAGTCACTCACATTGCGGATGCTGTTGCTGCCACTGAGAACAAATATGGCGATGGAAGACTTGCAGTTGCAATTATTAGGGAGTTTGGGCGTGCTGATCCAAAGGACTATTCTAGAGATGGTGTTGGTGCCGAGAATGTTGGAAGGTTCCTTGTGGAGCTTGCTGACAGGTCACCAAAGCTCATGTCAATGAATGTTGGTGTTCTTGTTCCACATTTTGGAGGGGAGTCTTACAAGATTAGGAATGCGCTTGTCAGTGTTCTAGGGAAGCTGGTTATGAAGGCTTTTAGAGATATAGAGGGTGATGTGAGCTCGAAATCTTTGCGTTTGAGGGGTAAAGCAAGCGATGCTAGAGATATTGATTGAGAGATGCAGGGATGTGTCGGCATATACAAGGAGTCGTGTACTTCAGGGTGTGGGCTGAATTGTGTGAGGAACATGCTGTTTCAATAGGTTTATGGAATGAGGTTGCATCTGTGGCTTCAGGGAGATTGGAGGACAAGAGTGCCATGGTGAGGAAATCAGCTTTGAATTTGCTGATTAGCATGCTGCAGCACAATCCTTTCGGACCGCAGCTCGCATTGCAGCTTTTGAGGCGACATTGGAGAAGTACAAAGAGAAATTGTGCCATATGGAGCCTTCTGCCGCTTCAGAGGATGGCAATGGTGTTGATTCCGTCCATGGGCAAGCTCCAATGGAAGAGCATGAAGAAAGTGTTAGTGATAGTTGCCTGCCACATGGAGATGAGCAGAGGGAGGAAGAAAGTATTGTGCCTGATATTGGAAATCTGGAACAGATCAGAGCCTTGGTTGCTTCCCTCGAGGCAGGTTTACGGTTTGCAAAATGCATCACTTCTACAATGGTTACTCTAGTTCAGCTATTAGCTTCATCTTCTGTAACTGATGTAGAGTACACTATTCTTTTGCTCATGAGGtgcaaacaatttcaaattgaTGGCTCCGAAGCCTGCCTTCGCAAAATGTTGCCTTTGGTAAGGCTTCAACAAGTCAAATATTTCTAGATCTTTATTTTATGGTTTCTTATATTGAAGTTTTTCTTCTGCTGGACCTTGCTAGGTGTTTTCCCAAGACAAATCCATCTATGAAGCTGTAGAAAATGCATTCATCACCATATACATAAGAAAAGATCCCGAGGAAACTGCTAAAAACTTGTTGAGCCTTGCTTTAGATTCTAGCATTGGAGATCTTGCAGCTTTAGAGTGTTTGGTTAGCTCTTTGGTTTCTAAAGGTGAAATTTCAACAAGCATGGTATGTGCTTTTATCTGCAATCCTGCATTGATTAAGACTTTATTGccatttttttctatgttttgttaATCAAGTACGTGTTAATCCATAGATTATTGGTTAAGTTGTGACGTTATACATGTCAATCCATGGGTGTTACTGTTAAAAGTATTTCACAATATTTACTTCCTGTGGAATTTGGTGTTTCTTGATGAAACTGATAATTAGGCCTTCCATTGCTTCTATTGAACTAGTTGGCATAGTAGTATTCAATTCAAGATTGGTTGGTTAGATTGTGATGTTATACATTTTGATCCATGGATGTTGATGTTAAAAGTATTGCAAAATATATAGCTTTTTGTGACGGAGTTTGGTGTTTCTTGATGAAAGAGAAAATCAGGTCTTGCATTGCTTTGCTTGTCATGCTTGATAATATAGTTCCCGAAATGGTTGAATGTCTTCTGAAATTTAAGGCGGCTATTCTATGTTCTTCGGGCATGTTACATTGTTCCAACAAAGGATAGCATTTTGGGATTATTTTCTTCCATCAGCAACCGTGTACGGTTGATATAATTGTTCATCCCTCTATAGGCTTTAGCATCTTAAGAAGTAATAGTTCATTATTTGATAGGTTTGCAAAAGAGGTCCTTCCTTGAAATCTATACTTCATATCATCATGCTCATTTTACATATTAAAGTAGTCAGATTAtgaatttcttttatattatgtgTCTTCTCCTATCATTTAGAGAGCGCATGTTTATGGATTGTACATTTCACttgaattaatttgaatttttgatgataaacattctaCATCGACATAGgcatttgtaattattttaaagaattgaatctttttatttttgcagatGTCTGCCTTATGGAactttttcagttttaattccAATGGAGTGATAGCAGCCCAAAGCCGTGGAGCTTTATCTATTCTTTGTATGGCATTAAAATCAACTCCAGGCATTCTAGGATCTCACCTGCAGGATATTGTTGATATTGGCTTTGGACGTTGGGCTAAGGAAGAACCCTTGCTTGCAAGGACTGCATGTGTTGCACTGGACAGATTGTCAGATGAGGATAAACAAAAGCTAAGATGTGGTGGTATCAAAATTTTTAGTATGCTGCAAAGCTTACTAACAGGTTCCTGGCTTCCAGAAAATGTATGGTATGCTGCTGCAGATAAAAGCCATAAAAAGCCATTTATTCGATACATCCAACTCCTGAAATATTTGCTGCTGAAGTGGTGAAAAAGTCAATCAGTTCTATATTTAGCTCCAGTGGAAATGATGAAATGCCTACTGATGCAGACAGTGAGGACGTCAATGTTTCCACAGTGTCAGTAGCGAAGCTTGGCAGGTGCCTTTTTCATCATAAGCCATGTAGCATTTAATCAATTGGTTTACATTGAATCCTGCATTCACAAGCTTCAGAAGcagaaagcaaagaaagaaaaatctaaGCTTGAATCTGAAGCAGCTGCCGGACTTTCCACTGAAGCATCTGAGGTGGGATTCTTCTTCAGTATTATGATTGGTGATAAtcattctttcatttttcatttttgttttctagGCAAATATGAAATTCTCACTTACGAAGTGTAAAGACTTCTGTTTGGGCAAAATTTTGACTTAAGCTTGCTTGCAGAAGCAAAATATAAATGCTGAGTTGGGTCTTGGTGCATCTGAAGATGCGGCAATTGATGCACTTTCTGAAAGAGCAGAGAAAAGAAATTGTATCAGGGTGGCTCCAATGAGGAAAGAACCTTATTGGGCATTGTGCAACTTTTCTCTCAAAACTTTgtagaaattttaatttgttacaAAAGGTGAATGGCTTTCGTGATTCTCTACTGGATTTAAGAAGGAAGCATTTAACTTTATAGGATTTTCTAGTTTTATTCTTCTAATTTTCCAGGTCTTGTTTTACAGTTTCCAGATCTGCAGGCTTCAGCAATGCTTGCTTTGTGTAGATTAATGATTATTGATGCAGATTTCTGGTAAGTCATGAAAATGTCTGGTCGTTTGCAATTTTAGGCTTCTGTTCTTGGGATTCATGCATATCGCAAATTTCAGTGAAGCGAATCTGCAGCTTTTATTCACTGTTGTTGAGAATGCACCATCAGAAACTGTCCGTTCAAACTGTACACTTGCTCTTGGGGACTTGGCTGTTCGATTTCCTAACCTTTTAGAACCTTGGACTGAGAACATTTATGCTAGACTGAGGGATCCTTCGGTCTCTGTGAGAAAAAATGCTGTCCTGGTGCTTTCTCACCTCATACTAAATGACATGATGAAGGTCTGGGTTAAATTCTCAATAGTTCTCATCTACTATTGATTAGCTAACTACAATAGTTAATACTCCAACAGGTGAAAGGATACATAAATGAGATGGCCATGCGGATAGAAGATGAGGAGGGAAGGATATCAAATCTTGCCAGActtttttttcatgaattgTCAAAGAAAGGTAAACTCTGAGAAGTTTGAATTAGTTTTCACTGATAACCATGTGTTTTATCTGATGTTCATTTACTCTCTACCCTTGCAGGAAGTAACCCAATTTATAATTTACTACCAGATATATTGGGAAGATTGTCTgaccaaaaaaatatgaagaaagatTCCTTCCGCAACATCATGCAGTTTCTAATTAATTCCATCAAGAAGGTGTAGATTGCTGATGTTTCTTTTGGAGCTTGTTTTCTTGATGTGTACTTCATTTAACTCCTTTAAGCTCTCTAGGATAAACAAATGGAAGCCCTGGTTGAGAAGCTTTGCAATAGGTTCAGTGGTGTCTCTGGTATGGCGCATTCTTGTAAACTCTAGGCTATATCAAGATATGtttgttcaatggatgattgaTGCTGTGTAGATTTTACTGCTTACATATTTGGATCAACAAACCCATGGTCTAATTAGTTGATAGGCAGACATTAAAACAAGTAGGCtagtattatttgtttttgttaatacAGGGACCCatcaccctaacttctccataactcgagttagagggaaggattggcttaggatatataaggctagggagattggctctcacaggcgatgtgTGACTATGGACCATGTTAACCACTGCGTCCTAACAGTTTTCACCTATAGGGCATGCTAGTTTACTATATATGAGTATTAGATAACTTTTGGCAATTCCTTTAATCTGTTTTAAATAGGTGTAATCCTTGACTTCTACTATGGTTTCTAATTGGTGTATGAACATTTATAGTTCATGGTAGTTACCATCTTTTCCTTCAATCTGTAGCTTTTTTAGATATTAAGAAGCACATGCAACTCCTTCACCAACCTGCTAGGCTTGTATTTTTTAGAGTCGTATGAATGTAATTTTCTACATTTTGTGAAACACACTCTTGAGTAAGTTCTATTCAGTTTCTATTCTTCGGCTTTTGGTCTACCATTGAAAGAATTTCCAGATTCACAACTATGCACAATAATGAAGCTTTCATTTATCCTATTCTTAAGAAATCAAATTCTTACTAGTGCTTAACTGGTGAGCCACCTTCAGATTTTCTCGGCAACTTCAGTCTATTTGGAATTCTCAAAAGCTTATACCCgttaactgttttttttttaattatatttgattaaATATGGAATACATACTCCTTATTACAGGAaaatgatgaatatgtgtaggtcACCTAATGGTGTAGTTATTTGTATGATCTGTTGtagttttcttatattttggatttgttttggTGCTGCCTCAGACCTTGTTTTGACTGCAGATAAAACACAGTGGGAGTGCATTGCTTACTGTCTTTCTCAACTAACATATACTGAAAAGGGAATGAAAAAGCTTATGGAGTCTTTTAAAACTTATGAACATGTTCTCTTGGAAGATTCTGTGGTGGATCATTTCAAGAACATAATTAGTAAGGTGATTAACTACTATTTCTCAGTCTATATTCATAAATTGGTTTGTTGGTCAGCACACTATAGctttcttttctctattttataTTGACTTTGTGACATGTGGCTCTTCCTCCCATTACATCTGGCTATATCAGAGCAAGAAGTTTGCAAAACCAGAGCTTAAATCTTGCATTGACGAATTTGAGGAGAAGCTCAACAAGAGTCACATGGAGAGGAAGGAGCAAGAAGAAGTTGCCAACAATGCATACAAACATCAGCAGAAAATAGAAATTCTTGAACATAAAGATATAAATGAAAGAAGTATCGAAGGTAATCGGTTTTGACTACTTCACTCTTTGCTCCTGTGACATGTGCAACTAATAGTGCCACATCAATTAAATTAGTAAATATAGATATCAATTTACAGGTCTAGACCTCTAATCCTACTAGCTCATACATTTTTGTTCAAGAGAGTTTTCCTTTAATAGAGCTGTTAAATGTAGCAAAGTAATGAATATGCCCTTATATTTTGAGATACTTTGCCTTTAATCGATTGCTCATCTAACCTATAGAAGAGACTTTTACTTAATTCATAGAAATATTAAATCTAAAATGTTTGTTAATGATGGATGAATTGATTCGATGGAGATCTAACATTTAATAGACGAATCTGTGTTTGTGGTTTAATAACTTCAGGTATTTAACCGTAGATTTAAAAGCTTTAAGAACTGAAGTTTCTAATTGATAAGCCCCTCTGCGTTTCTGTAAGTTATACTTGTGATAGGTTatttatttgatcaataaacTTAACCATGTATTATGGAAACCATGAAATGGAGCTTATTTGTTCATTACATGATTATATCCACAATGCTGTGCCTTTTCTTGCCACAACTCCCTTATtgcttcctatttttttgtGCTTTTAGTTGCTAGTTGACTGTATGCTATAAAAGACCTTGTTTTTACTCACCTATTTCCTTACATATTCAACTGTAAATTACTATGTTGGAACACTTTggtctttaaaaattaaaacttgtattttttttttgtaccaAGGTTGTAAACATATGCAATACATACATCCTTTTGTCAAGTTAGTGGCCTACAAACAACACTGTCATCATTgaatttaactttttaataGATTTCTAGATAGTTTCCTATTTGAGTACATTGAGCgctcatttaaataattaagaatgATAGTTGGTGATTGAGTCATTGTCATTTTGCTTGATGACAACTTCACtggtaacaaaaaaatttgtccAAGTATTTAATGTGGCATTGGAAATCTTAGGCACCAAAGTTTCCTTAAATTTCATTGGTTCTTGTGTAACTTGTGCtctgttatttttatatatcataGATGTGCATAATAGAAGTTATCTATAGTAAGGCACATACtgataagtattaattattttggtaataaatttatatatatatatatatatatgtactctCTATTTTATGACCccttatacaaaaataaaaatacagtgCACTTTTTTTATGCGAACAGTTTGTTCTTTCATAATAATCATCTCACCCTACTTTTTAAAGCATGACCAAAACATGAGTATTCCTTCTTATTCATTCTTTATCCAGACATAGCCCAATGCTTTAGAATGTAATTGCGTGAACTATATTCATGAAGGTAGTAAATTGACTTCGGTGCATGCCCTATTTGTTATCAAAAATTATTGCTTAGTAATACTTTCAAGAATATGTTGTATTCATATAGAGCCAAACATGTGCTTATTCAATACATTTGAGACTCGTGCATCTAAGCACTTGAATTGTAATTAATGGAGAGGCGATGAGATCTTGTCCTTGGGTATGCTTTCAAGAATATGTAGTCATATAAAGCCAAACACCAGCTTTTAAAGTTCATTTCTGGCACTCATACGACCATAAGCAGTTGAATATACAACTCATTGGGAATCAATGGGTTATTATTCTTGGGTCTGGTTTTAGAAGAATATTTATCAACATAAAGCCAATCACTTATCCGGTCCATTTCAGGCCTCTTATGACTACAAGCAGTTGACTATGCAATTAATCCCAGGTCAATAGgatatattttgttgttattttggaTTAACCATCAAGTGTTTGGTTTATATTTCTATCTCATAGTTTTTAGCTAATTATTTAAGATTTGGCCATTCTACGTTATTAGTTTAATGCTATATTGTTTTGAGCTGTTTTTATATGAGTATTTAGAAATTGGAG
The DNA window shown above is from Dioscorea cayenensis subsp. rotundata cultivar TDr96_F1 chromosome 12, TDr96_F1_v2_PseudoChromosome.rev07_lg8_w22 25.fasta, whole genome shotgun sequence and carries:
- the LOC120273364 gene encoding LOW QUALITY PROTEIN: condensin complex subunit 1-like (The sequence of the model RefSeq protein was modified relative to this genomic sequence to represent the inferred CDS: inserted 1 base in 1 codon; deleted 6 bases in 5 codons; substituted 1 base at 1 genomic stop codon); this translates as MAPSFTFPSDLHSSDDSDSGDHLLSLSSPVELSSLRPFDLEELVKGVAFDLSEKEIFCVEEQQVFDRVYSLVKGFSHLNSSCKFNLAETLRSNLSVLLPNLDSLSRAAPSSPSGCSGVAARVLSHRNALKIYTFFLLSIALGEQSRHEHPVGGSKAAVQSKKKNYLNSWNWESYRGRIINLIANSLEINLSLLFGSSEIDENYLSFVSRCVFTLYENQTLLKDSDSRESLGRIIGAIATKYHQTTQACASILHLLHKFDFAVTHIADAVAATENKYGDGRLAVAIIREFGRADPKDYSRDGVGAENVGRFLVELADRSPKLMSMNVGVLVPHFGGESYKIRNALVSVLGKLVMKAFRDIEGDVSSKSLRLRVKQAMLEILIERCRDVSAYTRSRVLQVWAELCEEHAVSIGLWNEVASVASGRLEDKSAMVRKSALNLLISMLQHNPFGPQXRIAAFEATLEKYKEKLCHMEPSAASEDGNGVDSVHGQAPMEEHEESVSDSCLPHGDEQREEESIVPDIGNLEQIRALVASLEAGLRFAKCITSTMVTLVQLLASSSVTDVEYTILLLMRCKQFQIDGSEACLRKMLPLVFSQDKSIYEAVENAFITIYIRKDPEETAKNLLSLALDSSIGDLAALECLVSSLVSKGEISTSMMSALWNFFSFNSNGVIAAQSRGALSILCMALKSTPGILGSHLQDIVDIGFGRWAKEEPLLARTACVALDRLSDEDKQKLRCGGIKIFSMLQSLLTGSWLPENVWYAAADKSHKAIYSIHPTPEIFAAEVVKKSISSIFSSSGNDEMPTDADSEDVNVSTVSVAKLGRCLFIISHVAFNQLVYIESCIHKLQKQKAKKEKSKLESEAAAGLSTEASEKQNINAELGLGASEDAAIDALSERAEKEIVSGWLQXGKNLIGHCATFLSKLCRNFNLLQKFPDLQASAMLALCRLMIIDADFCEANLQLLFTVVENAPSETVRSNCTLALGDLAVRFPNLLEPWTENIYARLRDPSVSVRKNAVLVLSHLILNDMMKVKGYINEMAMRIEDEEGRISNLARLFFHELSKKGSNPIYNLLPDILGRLSDQKNMKKDSFRNIMQFLINSIKKDKQMEALVEKLCNRFSGVSDKTQWECIAYCLSQLTYTEKGMKKLMESFKTYEHVLLEDSVVDHFKNIISKSKKFAKPELKSCIDEFEEKLNKSHMERKEQEEVANNAYKHQQKIEILEHKDINERSIEDGTGEVINTAEEATSNTTEAIQLDANGMNSEESCGCSILTECDDEDTEFQSPKASHGISKVKPKRKKGMIKGETGRRSTRSSIQSGRR